One segment of Erigeron canadensis isolate Cc75 chromosome 2, C_canadensis_v1, whole genome shotgun sequence DNA contains the following:
- the LOC122587668 gene encoding uncharacterized protein LOC122587668, whose amino-acid sequence MLDYDLAIRQDEPAAVTEQSTREQKAAYDRWEKANRLSLMLVKNTINLSIRGAITDSDKVKKYLKSVDDHFKGSSKALASNLMLQMLTLKYDGSSGVREHIMKMTDMANKLKSLEMKASDNFLVHFIMTSLPARFDTFKVNYNAMKDKWSTSDIISMCVQEEETPQTGTT is encoded by the coding sequence ATGTTAGATTACGACCTTGCCATTCGTCAGGATGAACCTGCTGCCGTTACTGAGCAATCCACTAGGGAACAGAAGGCGGCTTATGATAGATGGGAAAAGGCGAATCGCTTATCACTTATGCTGGTCAAGAACACAATCAACCTCAGCATCCGAGGAGCAATTACTGATTCTGACAAAGTGAAGAAATACCTCAAATCTGTAGATGATCATTTCAAGGGATCATCAAAGGCGCTGGCAAGTAACTTGATGCTGCAAATGCTTACTCTGAAATATGATGGTAGCAGTGGTGTTCGTGAACACATCATGAAGATGACTGACATGGCTAATAAGCTTAAGAGCCTTGAAATGAAAGCGTCGGATAACTTTCTTGTGCATTTCATCATGACATCCTTACCTGCTCGTTTTGACACCTTCAAAGTGAATTACAATGCTATGAAGGATAAGTGGTCAACGAGTGATATAATTTCGATGTGTGTGCAAGAGGAGGAAACGCCTCAAACTGGCACAACCTGA